The following coding sequences are from one Methanocorpusculum vombati window:
- a CDS encoding DUF1614 domain-containing protein — MILLVVVGLPLLFLGVIGAALSRLGFSFWVVVLLLVVIVVGSFVNVPLCTMRRGEGRVRRPRGQYAPSMYDRMYRTDRWECEDECGMAVSVNLGGAVVPVLISVYLIGLVVMGEVAGGEWFLVRVAAAVGVVSVVMFFAARPVRGIGVATPLFVGPLVTVAVSLMLCGGFGLPAAMMGFVAGTLGTLIGADLLHLREVYEGGCGMLSIGGAGTFDGIFLTAIVAALLASF, encoded by the coding sequence TTGATTCTGTTGGTTGTGGTGGGGTTGCCGTTGTTGTTTTTGGGGGTGATTGGTGCGGCGTTGTCGCGTCTTGGTTTTAGTTTCTGGGTGGTTGTGCTGTTGCTTGTGGTGATTGTGGTGGGGAGTTTTGTGAATGTGCCGCTGTGTACGATGCGGCGAGGGGAGGGGAGGGTGCGGAGGCCGCGTGGGCAGTATGCGCCGTCGATGTATGATCGGATGTACCGGACGGATCGGTGGGAGTGTGAGGATGAGTGCGGGATGGCGGTTTCGGTGAATCTGGGGGGAGCGGTTGTGCCGGTGTTGATTTCGGTGTATTTGATTGGTCTGGTTGTTATGGGGGAGGTTGCGGGGGGCGAGTGGTTTTTGGTGCGGGTGGCTGCGGCGGTTGGTGTGGTGAGTGTGGTGATGTTTTTTGCGGCACGGCCGGTGCGGGGGATTGGTGTTGCGACGCCGTTGTTTGTGGGTCCGCTGGTGACGGTTGCGGTGTCGCTGATGTTGTGCGGGGGGTTTGGGCTGCCTGCGGCGATGATGGGGTTTGTTGCGGGGACGCTGGGGACGCTGATTGGTGCGGATCTTTTGCACTTGCGGGAGGTTTATGAGGGAGGTTGCGGGATGTTGTCGATCGGGGGTGCGGGGACGTTTGACGGAATTTTTCTGACGGCGATTGTTGCGGCGCTTCTGGCGTCGTTTTGA